Proteins found in one Planococcus citri chromosome 2, ihPlaCitr1.1, whole genome shotgun sequence genomic segment:
- the LOC135836676 gene encoding transcriptional regulator ATRX homolog, whose protein sequence is MPRVAKKPTAKRAKAAQNHNGAGDASDDQSEAITSNKNDLADLNKTYTKSDVPQTANDDAKNDSESGSDQEENDADENAKVQNGDSNDQGSDSNSEEVNDSPKKSKKGKTTKKAAPKAKPEKEQELSENDENDDETGEEKQASPPKRNAKDKSADEPPSKKGRGKAAVAEEKPKSARGRKQKQPTNASEDVKDEEEEEEKPKRQPKNKREKPVPEKTAASTRPSRAKKNNKVSYAELENDFEDDDVGSSKKAKKTVTKKAAETKEAKGKRGRPAKKDVIEEENDDEVDPAEAEVDSEPEPEVKKKPAKSAPKKAKAPPKKKKVKNAVAEEEEEDEKEKEDSPVEGDVEVEA, encoded by the exons ATGCCAAGAGTAGCTAAGAAACCAACGGCAAAACGCGCGAAAGCCGCTCAGAATCACAACGGTGCCGGTGATGCTAGCGACGATCAAAGTGAAGCTATTACTTCGAATAAAAACGATCTCGCAGATCTGAATAAGACTTACACAAAGTCTGATGTTCCTCAAACTGCAAACGATGACGCCAAAAATGATTCCGAAAGTGGTTCCGACCAGGAAGAAAACGACGCCGATGAAAACGCCAAAGTTCAAAATGGTGACAGTAATGATCAAGGTTCCGATTCGAATTCTGAAGAAGTGAATGACAGCCCAAAGAAATCGAAGAAAGGAAAGACCACCAAAAAAGCGGCACCGAAAGCAAAACCCGAGAAAGAGCAGGAATTATCTG aaaatgacgaaaatgaTGATGAAACCGGCGAAGAAAAACAAGCATCACCGCCTAAACGTAATGCGAAAGATAAATCAGCCGACGAACCACCTTCCAAGAAGGGTCGCGGCAAAGCTGCAGTCGCCGAAGAAAAACCTAAATCTGCTCGTGGACGTAAACAGAAACAACCGACAAACGCATCCGAAGATGTGAAAGAcgaagaagaggaagaagagaAACCAAAGCGTCAACCTAAAAATAAGCGAGAAAAACCAGTTCCTGAAAAAACCGCCGCTTCTACGAGACCTTCGCGTGCCAAGAAAAACAATAAAGTATCGTACGCCGAATTAGAAAACGACTTCGAAGACGACGACGTAGGCAGTTCTAAAAAAGCTAAGAAGACTGTTACGAAGAAAGCCGCTGAAACAAAAGAAGCTAAAGGTAAACGTGGTCGTCCGGCTAAAAAAGACGtcatcgaagaagaaaatgaCGACGAAGTCGACCCAGCTGAAGCCGAAGTTGATTCGGAACCGGAACCCGAAGTGAAAAAGAAACCCGCCAAATCGGCCCCTAAAAAAGCTAAAGCTCCTCCTAAGAAAAAGAAAGTTAAAAATGCCGTTGctgaggaagaagaagaagatgaaaaggaaaaagaagATAGTCCCGTTGAAGGCGATGTCGAAGTTGAAGCTTGA
- the Prosbeta7 gene encoding proteasome subunit beta type-4, translated as MNVFDKALLFGNPLDPYAFKGVGECASNSDIITHFHTPVTTATSVLGIAFNDGVVIAADLLASYGSLARFKNCPRILKVNKNTVIGVGGDYADYQYLKELINGKIIGEECLEDDIYIKPASLHCWLTRVMYNRRSKVDPLWNNIIVGGIQEGKPFLGSVDKLGTAFEDKIIATGYGAYIAIPLLRDAVDKKPELNAQEATEILKKCMEVLYYRDARSWNKYEMAVITSTSCEVQGPIEIKADWNIAHKIV; from the coding sequence ATGAATGTATTTGACAAAGCATTGTTGTTTGGTAACCCGCTGGATCCGTATGCCTTCAAAGGTGTCGGCGAATGTGCTTCGAATTCGGATATCATCACTCATTTCCATACACCAGTTACAACAGCTACCTCTGTGCTTGGAATAGCATTCAACGACGGTGTAGTTATCGCTGCTGATCTACTAGCTTCGTATGGTTCTTTAGCTCGCTTCAAAAATTGCCCCCGAATACTCAAAGTTAACAAAAACACAGTCATCGGAGTCGGCGGTGACTATGCAGATTATCAGTACTTAAAAGAGCTTATTAATGGCAAGATTATCGGAGAAGAATGTTTGGAAGATGATATTTATATCAAACCTGCTTCCCTTCATTGTTGGCTCACTAGAGTAATGTATAATCGTCGTTCGAAAGTCGATCCACTTTGGAACAATATTATCGTTGGTGGCATACAAGAAGGTAAACCGTTTTTGGGATCTGTCGATAAATTAGGCACTGCTTTCGAAGATAAAATCATCGCCACCGGTTATGGTGCTTATATTGCTATTCCGTTGTTACGTGATGCTGTTGATAAGAAACCTGAGCTCAATGCTCAAGAAGCTaccgagattttgaaaaaatgcatggAAGTGCTCTACTATCGTGATGCCAGATCTTGGAACAAGTATGAAATGGCTGTTATTACTTCTACGAGTTGCGAAGTGCAGGGTCCTATAGAAATAAAAGCGGACTGGAATATCGCTCATAAAATTGTTTAA
- the LOC135836674 gene encoding uncharacterized protein LOC135836674, giving the protein MSPRTRLTSVKDNRSLRSKKLSIVGNVRISLTRCDTNKPSRSSKHEPSPSKKNIVKVDGKSSTLINSPTPKSAKKQDRQLSPTKKKPTRSVEKSPAKKPVAVENDVRKLNSKGSTPKKTVTKDKQSPKKPAPLRNVKQSPIKTMITQKETSDSEVQIKKPLLKKALTKESRLKQQMKLGRIFINPTFPSKTVFKRQTYSADKDENQGQLVTTDTAPELNNNVVKVKRVQPNLVLRKVDHQTEKPIRDKRKIFRHL; this is encoded by the exons ATGTCTCCTCGAACTCGTCTAACTTCGGTGAAAGATAACAGAAGcttgagaagtaaaaaacttAGCATTGTTGGAAACGTTCGCATATCATTAACTCGATGTGATACAAACAAACCATCTCGGTCCAGTAAACACGAACCGTCGCCGTCGAAGAAAAACATCGTCAAAGTAGATGGAAAATCTTCAACATTGATTAACAGTCCTACACCGAAATCTGCGAAAAAACAAG ATCGACAGCTATCGCCAACGAAGAAAAAACCAACCAGATCGGTAGAAAAATCACCCGCGAAAAAGCCTGTTGCAGTTGAAAACGATGTTCGTAAGCTCAACTCAAAAGGGAGTACGCCTAAAAAAACCGTAACTAAAGATAAACAATCGCCCAAGAAACCCGCTCCATTAAGGAATGTTAAACAGTCTCCTATCAAAACTATGATTACTCAGAAGGAAACTTCCGATTCGGAagtacaaatcaaaaaaccttTATTGAAAAAAGCTCTTACGAAAGAGAGCAGATTAAAGCAACAAATGAAACTCGGTAGAATATTCATCAATCCTACGTTTCCGAGTAAAACCGTATTTAAAAGACAAACGTATTCCGCTGATAAAGATGAAAATCAAGGTCAGCTCGTAACAACAGATACTGCGCCAGAATTGAATAATAATGTCGTTAAAGTTAAACGTGTACAACCTAATTTAGTGCTGCGTAAAGTTGATCACCAGACTGAAAAACCTATTCGCGATAAGAGGAAAATTTTCCGCCATCTTTGA